The nucleotide window CGGCCGATGGTGAGCACCGGATTCAGAGAGGTCATGGGGTCCTGAAAGACCATAGCGATCTTCGAACCCCGGATGCGGCGGATATCCGCCTCATCCAGCTTCAGCAGATCCACTCCCTGGAACAGGACCTCGCCCTTCGTGATGCGGCCGGGCGGCTGGGGGATCAGCCGCAGGATGGAAAGCATCGTCACGCTCTTCCCGCTCCCCGACTCCCCCACGATCCCCAGCGTCTCCCCCTCATGAAGCTGAAAAGAGACCCCGTTGACAGCATGCACCACGCCATCCCGCGTGAAGAAACGCACCTCCAGGTTCCGAACATCCAGAAGCGGCGGCATTGGCTCCACGCCTCGCGTTCAGGATCCCATGCCTCCAGGCATCGCTCGCGCATTCGGCCCGGGCGACATGCATTAGAATGATAGGCAAGCGAGGAGCATCTGTCAAGATCCTTTTCACGGATCTTCGGGGAGCCGTTCGGACATCGGGGTTCTGGATCCGGCCCCTGCACGGGCTCCAGCCCAAGCGCAAGGGGTTTTTCACAGCCCATCCGGCCGGCCCTGGACCGGTTCAAAGCCATCGCTGAAGGCCGTGCTCGATCTCCTGTTCTGAAGGCCAGCTTTTCATCGAGGTTCCATGCGCGCACGCCGGAGGAGCCTAGACGGGCCTCCTCCGCCAGCCCAGTCGGAGCGATGGACCATGGTTGTCGAACGCGTGGAGCTCCGCGTGATCCGGATGCGGCTGAAGGAGCCCTTCGAGACCTCCTTCGGGCGGGAGCATGATCGCGAGGCCATCCTGGTGACCGTATATGCGGATGGCCTGGAGGGATGGGGCGAAGTGGTGGCCTCGCGGGATTTCGGATATTCCTATGAGACCATTGAGACCGCCTGGCACGTGCTGCGGGCTTTCCTGATCCCGGCGGTGCTGGGGCAGGACATCCCGGACATCGAAACGGTGGCCCGGGTCGGAGAGCGGCTCCGGGGGCATCCGATGGCCCGCGCCGGCCTGGAGGCCGCGTTCTGGGATCTCCTGGCCCGCCAGGCCGGCCTCCCCCTCGCCCGCTATCTGGGGGGGACCCGCGATCGGGTTCCGGTGGGCGTGAGCATCGGGCTCCAGCCCACCGATGAGCTCCTCCTGGAGAAAATCCGGGGTTATCTGGAAGAAGGCTATCAGCGCATCAAGGTCAAGATCAAGCCAGGCCGGGATGTGGAGATGATCGCCGCGATCCGCAGGGTGTTCCCCGAGATCCTGCTGATGGCCGACGCGAACTCCGCCTATCGCCTGGAGGATGCGGATCGCCTGGCCGCCCTGGATGAGTTCCACCTGATGATGATCGAGCAGCCGCTCCACTGGGACGATCTCTATGAGCACTCGCTCCTCCAGGCGCGCCTGCGCACGCCCATCTGTCTGGACGAAAGCATCCACACCGCCCGGCACGCCCGGGCGGCCCTGGAGATGGGCGCCTGCCGGATCATCAACATCAAGCCCGGGCGGGTCGGCGGGCTGCTGGAGGCCAAACGGATTCACGACCTGTGCCACGCGCGGGGGATCCCGGTGTGGTGCGGCGGGATGCTGGAGACCGGCATCGGGCGGGCGGCGAACGTGGCCTTGGCCTCGCTGCCCGGCTTCACCCTCCCCGGGGATCTCTCCGCCAGCGATCGCTATTACCACGAAGATCTGATCGATCCTCCCTTCGTCCTGAACCCGGATGGCACGCTGAGCGTGCCTCCGGGGCCCGGCCTGGGCGTGCACATCGATCGACGGAAGGTGGATCGAGCCACCCTGCGAATGGAGGCTTTCCAGATATAGCTCCGCCGGGGAATTCCATGGAGGCCGTAGCCAAAGCCGGGGATCTGGCGCTGCTCATCGGACCGGGCGGGAAGCCCTTCCTGGTCCGACTGGAGCCGGGCGGACGTCTGCATACCCATCGGGGGATGGTCGCCCACGAGGATTGCATCGGGCGGCCGTGGGGGACCGCCGTGCGCTCCCATCGAGGGGAAGTCTTCTGGATGCTGGAGCCCTCGATGGAGGAATTAATCCGCTACCTACCCCGCCAGACCCAGATCCTGTACCCGAAGGACATCGGCTACATCCTGTTGAAGCTGTCCGTTCGGCCCGGGCGCCTCGTTCTGGAAGCGGGGACCGGGAGCGGCGGATTGACCCTCGCCCTGGCCCAGGCGGTCTGGCCCCTGGGCCGGGTGGTGACCTATGAAGTGCGGCCGGAGATGCAGGCCCTCGCCCGTCGGAACCTGGAACGGGTGGGGCTGGCCGAGATGGTCACCTGGCGGATCCGGGATATCGCGGAAGGGTTCGAAGAAACCGAAGCCGATG belongs to Thermoflexus sp. and includes:
- a CDS encoding tRNA (adenine-N1)-methyltransferase codes for the protein MEAVAKAGDLALLIGPGGKPFLVRLEPGGRLHTHRGMVAHEDCIGRPWGTAVRSHRGEVFWMLEPSMEELIRYLPRQTQILYPKDIGYILLKLSVRPGRLVLEAGTGSGGLTLALAQAVWPLGRVVTYEVRPEMQALARRNLERVGLAEMVTWRIRDIAEGFEETEADALFLDLPEPWAYLSQAAAALRSGGFFGAILPTANQVIRLLEALPAHGFGFIETVEILLRPYHTVGWRFRPADRMVAHTGFLIFARRLQEPVGPEIPIGEPEAPEA
- the menC gene encoding o-succinylbenzoate synthase — protein: MVVERVELRVIRMRLKEPFETSFGREHDREAILVTVYADGLEGWGEVVASRDFGYSYETIETAWHVLRAFLIPAVLGQDIPDIETVARVGERLRGHPMARAGLEAAFWDLLARQAGLPLARYLGGTRDRVPVGVSIGLQPTDELLLEKIRGYLEEGYQRIKVKIKPGRDVEMIAAIRRVFPEILLMADANSAYRLEDADRLAALDEFHLMMIEQPLHWDDLYEHSLLQARLRTPICLDESIHTARHARAALEMGACRIINIKPGRVGGLLEAKRIHDLCHARGIPVWCGGMLETGIGRAANVALASLPGFTLPGDLSASDRYYHEDLIDPPFVLNPDGTLSVPPGPGLGVHIDRRKVDRATLRMEAFQI